A genomic segment from Gavia stellata isolate bGavSte3 chromosome 6, bGavSte3.hap2, whole genome shotgun sequence encodes:
- the ACBD7 gene encoding acyl-CoA-binding domain-containing protein 7: protein MTLQADFDGAAEDVKKLKTRPTDDELKELYGFYKQATVGDINIECPGMLDLKGKAKWEAWNLKKGLSKEDAMNAYISKAKAMVEKYGI from the exons ATGACTCTCCAG GCTGACTTTGATGGTGCTGCAgaagatgtaaaaaaattaaaaacaagaccAACTGATGACGAACTGAAGGAACTATATGGATTCTACAAACAGGCTACTGTTGGAGATATTAATATTG AATGTCCAGGAATGCTAGATTTGAAAGGCAAAGCCAAATGGGAGGCATGGAACCTGAAAAAAG GTTTATCGAAGGAGGACGCCATGAATGCCTATATCTCTAAAGCAAAAGCAATGGTAGAAAAATATGGGATCTAG
- the OLAH gene encoding S-acyl fatty acid synthase thioesterase, medium chain: protein MSAIGRIPGMEKLVVCPYKKPNALYRLICFPWAGGGTSQLAQWGKLFSSSIEVFIVRLPGRESRLKDPFAKDMSTMVNEIASVLLKELQEKPFALFGHSFGSYISFAVALHLKEKYGLQPIHLFESGGHAPNSEAFLAIKRIPLHDTVDEEILTHIQIVGGTPSDLLQNEDVKKRLLHTFREDIRVLQTLSFEKAEGNIPLSCDITCFNGSEDKPHDLEAWHDLTTGDISFYKLPGGHFYLLEPSNEIFLTKHITQCIENAGL from the exons gaatgGAGAAGCTGGTTGTTTGTCCATACAAAAAGCCAAATGCTCTCTATAGGCTGATTTGCTTTCCGTGGGCTGGAGGTGGAACTTCTCAACTTGCTCAATGGGGCAAACTCTTCAGCAGCTCAATTGAAG TGTTCATTGTAAGGCTTCCTGGAAGAGAATCTCGTCTTAAGGACCCTTTTGCGAAAGACATGTCAACCATGGTTAATGAAATTGCAAGTGTTTTGTTAAAAGAATTGCAAGAAAAACCATTTGCACTTTTCGGTCACAG TTTTGGATCTTATATTAGTTTTGCAGTTGCGCTACACTTGAAAGAAAAGTATGGACTACAGCCGATCCACCTTTTTGAATCAGGGGGACATGCCCCAAAT TCTGAAGCATTTCTTGCCATCAAAAGGATACCCCTACATGATACAGTAGATGAAGAGATTCTTACACATATACAAATTGTCGGAGGAACTCCTTCTGACCTTTTGCAAAATGAAGATGTGAAGAAACGTCTGCTACATACTTTCAGAGAAGACATTAGAGTTCTTCAGACACTTTC TTTTGAGAAGGCAGAAGGGAATATCCCCCTCTCTTGTGATATTACCTGCTTTAATGGGTCTGAAGATAAACCACATGATTTAGAAG CCTGGCACGATCTAACAACTGGAGATATTTCCTTTTACAAGCTTCCTGGAGGTCACTTTTATCTGCTGGAACCCTCTAATGAAATTTTCTTGACAAAACACATAACACAATGTATAGAAAATGCTGGACTATGA